A portion of the Hydractinia symbiolongicarpus strain clone_291-10 chromosome 10, HSymV2.1, whole genome shotgun sequence genome contains these proteins:
- the LOC130613063 gene encoding lens fiber membrane intrinsic protein-like produces MDDIKILKIVIIFVGFLVFLFSAISLGSDHWLEDKSGDHVHGLWERCYNGKCHELKDNKQEVPDYLEESRVMMLFGCFFSILAVIVFVLNFLRHEKLACILACVVCAITAIFTIAGLAVFYEETEEAHDLYDMKYGWSIALGWVSVVFALIALILTVVVMIKAEKQVVHVVERF; encoded by the exons ATGGACGATATAAAAATCCTCAagattgttattatttttgttggatTTTTGGTGTTTCTATTCTCAGCGATCAGTTTGGGCTCTGACCATTGGTTGGAAGATAAATCTGGTGACCACGTGCACGGTTTATGGGAGAGGTGTTATAATGGAAAGTGTCATGAACTTAAAGATAACAAGCAAGAAGTGCCAG ATTATCTTGAAGAAAGTCGAGTGATGATGTTGTTTGGCTGTTTTTTCTCCATATTGGCTGTTATCGTGTTCGTTTTGAATTTTCTGAGACATGAAAAACTGGCTTGCATTCTGGCTTGCGTGGTGTGCGCAATCACAG CTATCTTTACGATTGCTGGGTTGGCTGTTTTTTACGAAGAAACAGAAGAAGCCCACGATTTGTATGATATGAAGTATGGTTGGTCCATTGCACTCGGCTGGGTATCAGTTGTGTTCGCATTGATTGCTCTTATACTCACAGTCGTTGTAATGATTAAAGCAGAAAAACAGGTGGTCCATGTTGTAGAGaggttttaa